A genomic segment from Curtobacterium sp. MCSS17_007 encodes:
- a CDS encoding aminoglycoside phosphotransferase family protein: MWPTEQDWRASVPGLLRRAVERWDLRPGTPYPGGSVSHVVPVRLRDGGDAVLKLSYPHREAEHEAAALAWWDGAGAVRLLDVGPDDPFVLLLEHCHPGTRLVDRDDLPAAERLRTASGLLTRLWASGAPSEAPFESVADVTAEWAALAEVRMHELAPPFDPGLVRRGVDLLRALPHDAARSVVVHGDANPGNVLAAAREPWLVIDPKPMVGDPAYDLCPLLAQVDDPFRTDDPLRVVRHRVAVLADATGEAADRIAAWCTARLVESALWSVSRGAVQNGLVAMARAVVTDQLAGERRRR; encoded by the coding sequence ATGTGGCCGACCGAGCAGGACTGGCGGGCGTCCGTCCCGGGGCTGCTCCGTCGCGCGGTCGAGCGCTGGGATCTGCGGCCGGGCACGCCGTACCCGGGTGGCAGCGTCTCCCACGTCGTCCCCGTGCGGCTGCGCGACGGCGGCGACGCCGTGCTCAAGCTCTCGTACCCGCACCGCGAGGCCGAGCACGAGGCCGCCGCGCTCGCGTGGTGGGACGGCGCCGGAGCCGTCCGCCTGCTCGACGTCGGTCCGGACGACCCCTTCGTGCTCCTGCTCGAGCACTGCCACCCCGGCACCCGGCTCGTCGACCGGGACGACCTGCCGGCGGCCGAGCGCCTGCGCACCGCGTCCGGCCTGCTCACCCGGCTCTGGGCGTCGGGTGCGCCGTCCGAGGCTCCCTTCGAGTCCGTCGCCGACGTCACGGCCGAGTGGGCGGCGCTCGCCGAGGTCCGGATGCACGAGCTCGCACCGCCGTTCGACCCCGGGCTCGTCCGCCGCGGCGTCGACCTGCTCCGTGCCCTGCCGCACGACGCCGCGCGGTCGGTGGTCGTGCACGGCGACGCGAACCCCGGCAACGTGCTCGCGGCGGCGCGGGAACCGTGGCTGGTCATCGACCCGAAGCCGATGGTGGGCGACCCGGCGTACGACCTGTGCCCGTTGCTCGCGCAGGTCGACGACCCGTTCCGCACGGACGACCCCCTGCGCGTCGTCCGGCACCGGGTCGCCGTGCTCGCGGACGCGACCGGCGAAGCCGCGGACCGGATCGCGGCCTGGTGCACGGCACGGCTGGTGGAGTCGGCGCTCTGGTCGGTCAGCCGTGGTGCCGTCCAGAACGGTCTGGTCGCGATGGCGCGCGCGGTCGTGACGGATCAGCTGGCCGGGGAACGGCGCCGGCGGTGA
- a CDS encoding cryptochrome/photolyase family protein, whose translation MAPERGSTGRTRLVLPGQYGPLFDDGGPALVVEAREFFTARPVHRAKAHLWLSALRHRVRELGDRAEHARVDTLREALADRDGLDVVDPPSRVLRTEVRHWSRGIEILPSRGFITDEADFAEWAAERTGRFRMETHYERVRRREGWLMHAEQPVGGKFSLDDQNREPPPKGATTLGLPDPWWPTEDEIDDEVRHDLDRWEHDGLVHFVGRDDTRRFAVTADEARQALADFVQVRLGDFGPFEDATLTNDWTMAHSLLSVPMNLGVLDPFEAVEAALTAHRDHDAPLASVEGFVRQVAGWRDYVWHVYWWFGDDYGAEENALGAHERLPRWWQELDASEIDAVCLSTAIEGLHDHGWLHHIQRLMVLGNWALQRGYDPVQLTEWFTDVFVDGTDWVMPANIIGMSQHADGGMVATKPYASGGRYIDRMSDHCGGCRYDPTKRLGEDACPFTAGYWAFLSRTEPALRDNARMMRPLQQMRRLADLDEVVAQEARRDTP comes from the coding sequence ATGGCACCCGAGCGCGGCAGCACCGGACGCACCAGGCTCGTCCTCCCCGGGCAGTACGGTCCGCTGTTCGACGACGGCGGTCCCGCGCTCGTGGTCGAGGCCCGCGAGTTCTTCACCGCACGGCCGGTGCACCGGGCGAAGGCCCACCTCTGGCTGAGCGCCCTGCGGCACCGGGTGCGCGAGCTCGGCGACCGCGCCGAACACGCGCGGGTGGACACGCTCAGGGAAGCCCTCGCGGACCGCGACGGCCTCGACGTCGTCGACCCGCCGTCCCGCGTCCTCCGCACCGAGGTCCGACACTGGAGCAGGGGCATCGAGATCCTCCCGAGCCGCGGCTTCATCACCGACGAGGCCGACTTCGCCGAGTGGGCCGCCGAGCGCACCGGCCGATTCCGGATGGAGACGCACTACGAGCGGGTCCGCCGCCGCGAGGGCTGGCTCATGCACGCGGAGCAGCCGGTCGGCGGGAAGTTCAGCCTCGACGACCAGAACCGCGAACCACCGCCCAAGGGGGCGACGACGCTCGGGCTGCCCGATCCGTGGTGGCCGACCGAGGACGAGATCGACGACGAGGTCCGCCACGACCTCGACCGCTGGGAGCACGACGGGCTCGTCCACTTCGTCGGCAGGGACGACACCCGTCGCTTCGCCGTCACCGCCGACGAGGCCCGGCAGGCCCTCGCCGACTTCGTGCAGGTCCGGCTCGGCGACTTCGGTCCGTTCGAGGACGCGACGCTCACCAACGACTGGACGATGGCGCACTCGCTGCTCAGCGTGCCGATGAACCTCGGCGTGCTCGACCCGTTCGAGGCCGTCGAGGCAGCACTCACCGCCCACCGCGACCACGACGCCCCGCTCGCGAGCGTCGAGGGCTTCGTCCGCCAGGTCGCCGGCTGGCGGGACTACGTCTGGCACGTCTACTGGTGGTTCGGCGACGACTACGGTGCCGAGGAGAACGCCCTCGGTGCACACGAGCGGCTCCCCCGCTGGTGGCAGGAGCTCGACGCGTCCGAGATCGACGCGGTCTGCCTGTCCACCGCCATCGAGGGGCTGCACGACCACGGCTGGCTGCACCACATCCAACGGCTCATGGTGCTCGGCAACTGGGCGCTGCAGCGGGGCTACGACCCGGTGCAGTTGACCGAGTGGTTCACCGACGTGTTCGTCGACGGCACCGACTGGGTCATGCCCGCGAACATCATCGGGATGTCGCAGCACGCCGACGGCGGGATGGTCGCGACGAAGCCGTACGCGTCCGGTGGCCGGTACATCGACCGGATGTCGGACCACTGCGGCGGCTGCCGCTACGACCCGACGAAGCGGCTCGGCGAGGATGCCTGCCCCTTCACCGCCGGGTACTGGGCGTTCCTGTCCCGCACCGAGCCCGCGCTGCGGGACAACGCCCGCATGATGCGCCCGCTGCAGCAGATGCGGAGGCTCGCGGACCTCGACGAGGTGGTCGCGCAGGAGGCGCGGCGCGACACGCCCTGA
- a CDS encoding GNAT family N-acetyltransferase, with amino-acid sequence MASNDAFDDRYDLREFAPTTDDQGAPTPETEAWMRAVGLGFHEPHPDAEGAARMASHFLEDQETFLGVYLREPFPGSVDETWPAGTFTWFRKRLTWGEGAAIDTQAISAVTVRPTERRRGILRRMMTHALERGVAEGYAVASLTASEGTIYRRFGFGCAIRERAVTVRRERALPLLAPTTGTVSIVTPEWLAEGTGRAVFDRFDARTPGSMVRNAGTWPIVLGLRDGEGQPAKDVRAAVHRPDDSDEVDGYVTWRVKEGKGDTVLEIVDLVYATDAAYLSLWEFLLSIDLNDVVRYSRSRLDDPIVAALGDNRAYDVEHEEDHVWLRVLDVPAVLTSRPYAVDGSLTLAVSDAMGFASGTYRLDVVDGQGTVARLSDGDDGEADLRLDVADLGAVLIGSVSPVTLAAAGLVRAADPAAPALLRAMLTPARTPHGITYF; translated from the coding sequence GTGGCCAGCAACGACGCATTCGACGACCGCTACGACCTGCGCGAGTTCGCGCCGACGACCGACGACCAGGGCGCTCCGACACCGGAGACCGAGGCGTGGATGCGCGCCGTCGGGCTCGGCTTCCACGAGCCCCACCCCGATGCCGAGGGCGCCGCGCGGATGGCGTCGCACTTCCTCGAGGACCAGGAGACGTTCCTCGGCGTGTACCTGCGCGAGCCGTTCCCCGGCTCGGTGGACGAGACGTGGCCGGCCGGCACCTTCACGTGGTTCCGCAAGCGTCTGACGTGGGGCGAGGGCGCGGCGATCGACACCCAGGCGATCTCCGCCGTGACGGTCCGGCCGACCGAGCGCCGTCGCGGGATCCTCCGCCGGATGATGACGCACGCGCTCGAGCGCGGTGTCGCCGAGGGCTACGCCGTCGCATCGCTCACCGCCTCCGAGGGCACGATCTACCGCCGCTTCGGCTTCGGCTGTGCGATCCGTGAGCGCGCGGTGACCGTCCGCCGCGAGCGGGCGCTGCCGCTGCTCGCGCCGACCACCGGCACCGTGTCGATCGTCACGCCGGAGTGGCTCGCCGAGGGCACCGGACGCGCCGTGTTCGACCGGTTCGACGCACGCACCCCCGGCTCGATGGTCCGGAACGCCGGCACGTGGCCGATCGTCCTCGGGCTCCGCGACGGCGAGGGCCAGCCCGCGAAGGACGTCCGCGCCGCGGTGCACCGTCCCGACGACTCCGACGAGGTCGACGGCTACGTCACCTGGCGGGTGAAGGAGGGCAAGGGCGACACCGTCCTCGAGATCGTCGACCTGGTGTACGCGACCGATGCCGCGTACCTGTCGCTCTGGGAGTTCCTGCTCTCGATCGACCTGAACGACGTGGTGCGGTACTCCCGGTCGCGGCTGGACGACCCGATCGTCGCGGCGCTCGGCGACAACCGCGCGTACGACGTCGAGCACGAGGAGGACCACGTCTGGCTCCGGGTGCTCGACGTGCCGGCGGTGCTCACCAGCCGGCCGTACGCCGTCGACGGGTCGCTGACGCTCGCGGTCTCCGACGCGATGGGCTTCGCATCGGGCACCTACCGGCTCGACGTCGTCGACGGGCAGGGCACGGTCGCGCGTCTGTCCGACGGAGACGACGGCGAGGCCGACCTGCGGCTCGACGTGGCGGACCTCGGTGCCGTGCTCATCGGCTCGGTGTCACCGGTCACGCTCGCGGCGGCAGGGCTCGTGCGTGCGGCGGACCCGGCGGCGCCGGCCCTGCTCCGGGCGATGCTCACGCCGGCCCGGACGCCGCACGGGATCACGTACTTCTGA
- a CDS encoding DUF2087 domain-containing protein, whose product MPDGGLAAAVGRARQAVAVLASPTLRAAVVRGGTLDDRTAASVAAFDWLGDDGPDSAVLGRTARDLQRLQGVAALLEFGRIERMPVPEDQRHPLSVRIVGIVGDRLGRARTVSERELNAAIAMFCADVAIVRRDAVDLGVLERTDDGAAYRFVR is encoded by the coding sequence ATGCCGGACGGCGGGCTCGCGGCCGCGGTCGGGCGCGCGCGACAGGCAGTGGCCGTCCTGGCCTCGCCGACGCTCCGGGCCGCGGTGGTCCGTGGCGGGACGCTCGACGACCGGACCGCGGCGTCCGTGGCGGCGTTCGACTGGCTCGGCGACGACGGGCCGGACAGCGCCGTGCTCGGTCGGACGGCGAGGGACCTGCAGCGCCTGCAGGGCGTGGCGGCGCTGCTCGAGTTCGGTCGGATCGAGCGGATGCCCGTACCGGAGGACCAGCGGCACCCACTGTCCGTGCGGATCGTCGGCATCGTCGGCGACCGCCTCGGACGGGCGCGGACGGTCTCGGAGCGCGAGCTGAACGCCGCCATCGCGATGTTCTGCGCCGACGTCGCGATCGTGCGGCGCGACGCGGTCGACCTCGGCGTGCTCGAGCGGACGGACGACGGCGCGGCCTACCGCTTCGTCCGCTGA
- a CDS encoding ABC transporter permease, with the protein MSTVRFLAVRILGAVIVLFVVAAITYALFMLLPTNPARAICDKPCTPERLADVQAFLGTDKPWFAQFGAYLAGIFTGRTFGSGASTITCAAPCFGYSFQLHDSVTNLIASRLPVTASIAVGAAVLWLVAGVAGGTVSALQRGTLADRAVMTVAVAGVSSPAYLIGLLAILLFGFTLGWLPTSGYVPFAEDPVGWATHLVLPWCVLAFISAAIYARLTRGEMLESMSQDFVRTARAKGLRERQVVVRHGLRTAILPVVTLFGLDLGSLLGGAVITEKVFSMQGLGALLIDAVHTLDLQVVVGFTVFSALLIVTANVIVDVVYAFVDPRVRRRA; encoded by the coding sequence GTGAGCACCGTCCGCTTCCTGGCGGTCCGGATCCTCGGGGCCGTCATCGTGCTGTTCGTCGTCGCGGCGATCACCTACGCGCTGTTCATGCTGCTGCCGACGAACCCGGCCCGTGCGATCTGCGACAAGCCGTGCACGCCCGAGCGGCTGGCGGACGTGCAGGCCTTCCTCGGGACGGACAAGCCGTGGTTCGCGCAGTTCGGGGCGTACCTCGCCGGCATCTTCACCGGTCGCACGTTCGGTTCCGGAGCGTCCACGATCACGTGTGCGGCGCCGTGCTTCGGGTACTCGTTCCAGCTGCACGACAGCGTCACGAACCTGATCGCGTCGCGCCTGCCCGTGACCGCGTCGATCGCCGTCGGGGCCGCCGTGCTGTGGCTCGTCGCGGGGGTCGCGGGCGGTACGGTGTCCGCGCTGCAGCGGGGCACCCTGGCCGACCGCGCCGTGATGACCGTCGCCGTCGCCGGGGTGTCCTCGCCCGCGTACCTGATCGGGTTGCTCGCGATCCTGCTGTTCGGCTTCACCCTCGGCTGGCTCCCGACGAGCGGCTACGTGCCCTTCGCCGAGGACCCGGTCGGCTGGGCGACGCACCTGGTGCTGCCGTGGTGCGTGCTCGCGTTCATCAGTGCGGCGATCTACGCTCGGCTGACCCGTGGCGAGATGCTCGAGTCGATGTCGCAGGACTTCGTCCGGACCGCTCGGGCCAAGGGCCTGCGCGAGCGCCAGGTCGTCGTGCGGCACGGGCTCCGGACGGCGATCCTGCCGGTGGTGACGCTCTTCGGGCTCGACCTCGGGTCGCTGCTCGGCGGCGCGGTCATCACCGAGAAGGTGTTCTCGATGCAGGGCCTCGGCGCGCTGCTCATCGACGCGGTGCACACCCTCGACCTGCAGGTCGTCGTCGGGTTCACGGTGTTCTCGGCGCTCCTCATCGTCACCGCGAACGTGATCGTCGACGTGGTGTACGCGTTCGTCGACCCCCGGGTGCGCCGCCGGGCGTAG
- a CDS encoding ABC transporter permease, with the protein MTANVVDRPVSASAGRTTGFRAVVRRVRRDRWAVAAAVVIAVFVVVAIAAPLIAAVTGQNPYSYNVDALNDFGAPRGAAGGVSGEHWFGVEPLTGRDLFAIVTYGARTSLGIGLAATAMSIVIGVLVGVTTGFLGGWYDRVLSRVVDVIFGFPSLVFMIALTAVVPTSFPKPLLVVLVIGFFGWPSVARVVRGQTLSLVSRNYVVASTAMGAGRWHVIRKQLLPNLAATITVYATISIPSMIGAEAALSFLAVGVNPPTPSWGRSIGDAIGWVQTDPMYLVFPGAALFLITLAFNVLGDALRDALDPRGGDR; encoded by the coding sequence GTGACCGCGAACGTCGTCGACCGGCCCGTCTCCGCGTCGGCCGGGCGGACCACCGGGTTCCGTGCCGTGGTGCGCCGCGTCCGTCGGGACCGCTGGGCGGTCGCCGCCGCGGTCGTGATCGCGGTGTTCGTCGTCGTGGCGATCGCCGCGCCGCTCATCGCAGCCGTGACGGGGCAGAACCCGTACAGCTACAACGTCGACGCACTGAACGACTTCGGGGCGCCCCGCGGCGCTGCCGGCGGGGTGAGCGGCGAGCACTGGTTCGGCGTGGAGCCGCTGACCGGGCGTGACCTGTTCGCGATCGTGACCTACGGCGCGCGGACCTCGCTGGGCATCGGGCTCGCCGCTACGGCGATGTCGATCGTGATCGGGGTCCTCGTCGGTGTCACGACCGGGTTCCTCGGCGGCTGGTACGACCGGGTGCTGTCGCGCGTGGTCGACGTGATCTTCGGGTTCCCGTCCCTGGTCTTCATGATCGCGCTGACCGCGGTCGTGCCGACGTCGTTCCCGAAGCCGCTGCTCGTCGTGCTCGTCATCGGGTTCTTCGGGTGGCCCTCGGTCGCGCGCGTCGTCCGGGGGCAGACGCTCTCGCTCGTCAGCCGGAACTACGTCGTCGCCTCGACCGCGATGGGTGCCGGACGCTGGCACGTCATCCGCAAGCAGCTGCTGCCGAACCTCGCAGCGACCATCACCGTCTACGCGACCATCTCGATCCCGTCGATGATCGGCGCCGAGGCCGCGCTGTCCTTCCTGGCCGTCGGCGTGAACCCGCCGACGCCGTCGTGGGGCCGCAGCATCGGCGACGCGATCGGCTGGGTGCAGACCGACCCGATGTACCTCGTCTTCCCCGGAGCCGCACTGTTCCTCATCACCCTGGCCTTCAACGTGCTCGGTGACGCCCTGCGCGACGCCCTCGACCCGCGAGGAGGCGACCGGTGA
- a CDS encoding ABC transporter ATP-binding protein, which yields MSAPLLEVEGLRVAFGDAEPVVRDVSFALTPGRVLALVGESGSGKSVSAMSVLGLLPPAARVSGSARFRGTELIGASADELRAVRGAGIGVVFQEPMNSFTPVLSIGTQVAEAVRAHPTDLDRAGVADRVDELLRAVGLQDPGRIRKAYPHELSGGQLQRAMIAMALAGDPVALFADEPTTALDVTVQAGILDLLRRLGRERDLAVLLITHDMGVVADVADEVLVMRRGDPVEHGTVAEVFAHPSADYTRELLAAVPALGPLGPVPARRGVSGAAGRPSPRGEARPASAAAAADSATRPAPGAGAADDASGASRPDVPDAPDAPDAPDAPGAVVARLRDVAVRYTRRGDPTVRGIDLELVAGRTLGLVGESGSGKSTIGRALAGLVPVVDGSVEVDGNDLRTARGKRLRELRSRVGIVFQDPASSLNPRQTIGWSIAEPLLVHGEGTPASRAARARELLSAVQLDPSWTERFPHQLSGGQRQRVAVARALALRPALVIADEPTSALDVTVQAAVLDLLADLQDEFGFGMLLISHDLAVVRQLADDVVVLRDGRVVEGGATTAVLDHPQQDYTRMLLAAAPVADPARQAARREAWRAWEGVVS from the coding sequence GTGAGTGCACCGCTGCTCGAGGTCGAGGGGCTCCGCGTCGCGTTCGGCGACGCGGAGCCCGTCGTCCGTGACGTCTCCTTCGCCCTGACGCCCGGCCGGGTGCTCGCCCTCGTCGGCGAGTCCGGTTCCGGCAAGTCGGTCAGCGCCATGAGCGTGCTCGGACTCCTGCCACCCGCCGCCCGGGTGTCGGGCAGCGCCCGGTTCCGCGGGACCGAGCTCATCGGTGCCTCGGCGGACGAGCTGCGCGCCGTCCGGGGTGCTGGCATCGGGGTCGTGTTCCAGGAACCGATGAACTCGTTCACCCCCGTGCTGTCGATCGGCACGCAGGTCGCCGAGGCCGTGCGGGCACACCCGACCGACCTGGACCGGGCGGGCGTCGCCGACCGCGTGGACGAGCTGCTCCGGGCCGTCGGGCTCCAGGACCCCGGCCGGATCCGGAAGGCCTACCCGCACGAGCTGTCCGGCGGGCAGCTCCAGCGGGCGATGATCGCGATGGCGCTCGCGGGCGACCCCGTCGCGTTGTTCGCCGACGAGCCGACGACCGCGCTGGACGTCACGGTGCAGGCCGGGATCCTCGACCTGCTGCGTCGGCTCGGCCGTGAGCGCGACCTCGCCGTCCTGCTCATCACGCACGACATGGGTGTGGTGGCGGACGTCGCCGACGAGGTCCTGGTCATGCGCCGCGGTGACCCCGTCGAGCACGGCACGGTCGCCGAGGTCTTCGCGCACCCCAGCGCCGACTACACGCGCGAGCTCCTCGCCGCGGTCCCCGCCCTGGGCCCCCTCGGGCCGGTCCCGGCGCGCCGCGGAGTCAGCGGAGCGGCGGGACGGCCGAGCCCGCGGGGAGAGGCACGACCCGCGTCCGCCGCAGCGGCTGCGGACAGCGCGACCCGGCCCGCGCCGGGGGCGGGCGCGGCGGACGACGCGAGTGGTGCCTCCCGGCCGGATGTACCGGACGCACCGGACGCACCGGACGCACCGGACGCGCCGGGTGCCGTGGTCGCGCGCCTGCGCGACGTCGCCGTGCGTTACACCCGGCGCGGTGACCCGACGGTGCGCGGGATCGACCTCGAGCTCGTCGCCGGTCGCACGCTCGGTCTGGTGGGGGAGTCGGGGTCCGGCAAGTCGACCATCGGCCGCGCGCTCGCCGGGCTCGTCCCCGTCGTCGACGGCTCGGTCGAGGTGGACGGCAACGACCTGCGCACCGCACGCGGGAAGCGCCTGCGCGAGCTCCGCAGCCGTGTCGGCATCGTCTTCCAGGACCCGGCGTCGTCGCTGAACCCGCGACAGACCATCGGCTGGAGCATCGCCGAGCCGCTGCTCGTGCACGGCGAGGGCACACCGGCGTCGCGGGCTGCCCGCGCCCGCGAGCTCCTGTCCGCGGTGCAGCTCGACCCGTCGTGGACCGAGCGGTTCCCGCACCAGCTGTCCGGCGGGCAGCGACAGCGCGTCGCCGTCGCCCGGGCACTGGCGCTCCGCCCGGCCCTGGTGATCGCCGACGAGCCGACCAGTGCCCTCGACGTCACCGTGCAGGCCGCCGTGCTCGACCTGCTCGCGGACCTGCAGGACGAGTTCGGCTTCGGCATGCTGCTCATCAGCCACGACCTGGCCGTCGTGCGACAGCTCGCCGACGACGTCGTCGTGCTGCGAGACGGCCGCGTCGTCGAGGGCGGTGCGACCACAGCCGTGCTCGACCACCCGCAACAGGACTACACGCGCATGCTGCTCGCGGCGGCCCCCGTCGCCGATCCCGCGCGACAGGCGGCCCGCCGCGAGGCCTGGCGTGCCTGGGAAGGAGTGGTCTCGTGA
- a CDS encoding ABC transporter substrate-binding protein produces the protein MHRPKRLMITAAVAAAAALVLTGCTGGGASDDASTGTSKGGTLNILTPQTALHFDPATSQSLGITSMGLVARRLTTWDVQPGKTAKVVPDLATTTGESSDGGKTWTYTLKDGLKFQDGTPITTKDIKWGIERSFAPNLTGGLSYHKSLLVGGSDYQGPFEGKTLDSIETPDDKTIVFKLDAPYGDWPWLASMPAFAPVPEGEGTDTGAYDAKPVSSGPYQIESNTQGSQVTLVRNEEWSAKTDAIRTAGPSKIVFKESQDASTTTQSLIADNGDAKNSFGAIYLGAAELNQVRANPAAQDRLATSKAGPITYMAINTQRGQLKDLKVRQALQYAVDRKSFRIAAGGALAGEYASTLITPGIAGRKDYDLYETNATGDVDKAKALLKEAGAEDLSLTLVTQNDPTYLSQAQALQAGLKRAGIAVTLKPLDYDSFTQATTNGTDFDLSLSSWQPDFPSANANIQPLYDSSEIGGGGYNVSKYSNPEVDALIAKATGTVDQSEAQELWAQADRRIMEDAPVVPLIYAKQSFLAGSNVENFRIADFPAYPNYLKVSLAQ, from the coding sequence ATGCACCGCCCCAAGCGCCTGATGATCACCGCGGCCGTCGCCGCCGCAGCAGCCCTGGTGCTCACCGGCTGCACCGGTGGCGGAGCCTCCGACGACGCGTCGACCGGCACGAGCAAGGGCGGCACGCTCAACATCCTCACCCCGCAGACCGCGCTCCACTTCGACCCCGCGACGAGCCAGAGCCTCGGGATCACGTCGATGGGGCTCGTCGCCCGCCGTCTCACCACCTGGGACGTCCAGCCGGGCAAGACCGCGAAGGTCGTACCGGACCTCGCGACCACCACGGGTGAGTCGAGCGACGGCGGCAAGACCTGGACGTACACGCTCAAGGACGGCCTGAAGTTCCAGGACGGCACGCCGATCACCACGAAGGACATCAAGTGGGGGATCGAGCGGTCGTTTGCGCCGAACCTCACCGGTGGCCTGAGCTACCACAAGTCCCTGCTGGTCGGCGGTTCCGACTACCAGGGCCCCTTCGAGGGGAAGACGCTCGACAGCATCGAGACCCCGGACGACAAGACCATCGTCTTCAAGCTCGACGCCCCGTACGGTGACTGGCCGTGGCTCGCCTCGATGCCGGCGTTCGCGCCGGTCCCCGAGGGCGAGGGCACGGACACCGGCGCCTACGACGCGAAGCCCGTGTCGAGCGGCCCGTACCAGATCGAGTCGAACACGCAGGGCTCGCAGGTGACGCTCGTCCGGAACGAGGAGTGGAGCGCGAAGACCGACGCGATCCGCACCGCCGGTCCGTCGAAGATCGTCTTCAAGGAGAGCCAGGACGCGTCGACCACGACGCAGAGCCTGATCGCGGACAACGGTGACGCGAAGAACTCGTTCGGCGCGATCTACCTCGGTGCCGCTGAGCTCAACCAGGTGCGTGCCAACCCGGCCGCGCAGGACCGCCTCGCGACGAGCAAGGCCGGTCCGATCACCTACATGGCGATCAACACGCAGCGCGGTCAGCTCAAGGACCTCAAGGTCCGCCAGGCGCTGCAGTACGCCGTCGACCGCAAGTCCTTCCGCATCGCGGCGGGCGGTGCGCTCGCCGGCGAGTACGCCTCGACCCTCATCACCCCGGGGATCGCGGGCCGCAAGGACTACGACCTGTACGAGACGAACGCCACGGGCGACGTCGACAAGGCGAAGGCGCTCCTGAAGGAGGCCGGTGCCGAGGACCTGTCGCTCACCCTCGTCACGCAGAACGACCCGACGTACCTGTCGCAGGCCCAGGCGCTGCAGGCCGGTCTCAAGCGCGCCGGCATCGCGGTGACGCTCAAGCCGCTCGACTACGACTCGTTCACGCAGGCGACCACGAACGGCACCGACTTCGACCTCTCGCTGTCGAGCTGGCAGCCGGACTTCCCGAGCGCGAACGCCAACATCCAGCCGCTCTACGACTCGTCGGAGATCGGTGGGGGCGGGTACAACGTCTCGAAGTACAGCAACCCCGAGGTCGACGCCCTCATCGCGAAGGCGACCGGCACGGTCGACCAGTCCGAGGCGCAGGAGCTGTGGGCGCAGGCGGACCGTCGCATCATGGAGGACGCCCCCGTCGTCCCGCTGATCTACGCGAAGCAGTCCTTCCTGGCGGGCTCGAACGTCGAGAACTTCCGCATCGCGGACTTCCCGGCGTACCCGAACTACCTCAAGGTCTCGCTCGCCCAGTGA